The Coffea eugenioides isolate CCC68of chromosome 8, Ceug_1.0, whole genome shotgun sequence genome has a segment encoding these proteins:
- the LOC113779516 gene encoding disease resistance protein RPM1-like, producing MGHGIWNTIKFALLRESSRGNRVMLTTRKADVASASCTESLGYIHRMEPLSSEDSWTLFCNKIFKGNSCPGHLMDVAKGILGKCEGLPLAILAITGLLALKGVNRTEEWEMVRRSLGGELEGTGKLDRVKKILSLSYNDLPWHLKTCLLYTSIYPEDYAIECYDLINLWIAERFVEWREGMSIEDVAWGCLSELVNRRLIQVTDVFYEGLPNTCRIHDLLREVILLKSREQNMVTVITEQLTRWPSEKVRRLVVHGSSSNNTQHHQQRPNYCFDHLRSFVTVGSTNLLLHKMLLSEVSRSSKLLKVLDLTGQEAQKKIPNEIFKMFRLKHLDLYGTGVERVPKAIGKLQHLEYLNLGETGVRELPTEILKLQKLRVLRVYQQVDSSDADYGYHGFKAPSNMVRLLALEILDCIDASSGSTIVKEIGKLTQLRELYITKLRREDGKELCSSLANLTSLRELSVTSIGKGDDHEIIDLNHHHPSLSSSSSSFLQSLRMLILRGRLEKMPKWIVHLHGLVRIDLDWSGLRSEEDPFESLQHLPNLVSINFCGSYQGEGLCFKAGGFLKLEWMYLKRLEGLRWMRVEEGALPRFHELILEQLPLLDELPLGIQHLSHLQGLYLYEMSSKMIEKVENQKEESEDYRKIAHIPEIVIGCYTDDGEWRQHSLWAEKK from the coding sequence ATGGGACATGGAATTTGGAATACCATCAAATTTGCACTGCTGAGAGAGAGTAGTCGTGGCAACCGTGTCATGCTAACAACTCGAAAAGCTGATGTAGCCTCTGCCTCTTGTACAGAATCTCTAGGCTATATCCACAGAATGGAGCCACTGTCCTCTGAAGATTCGTGGACCCTTTTTTGTAACAAGATCTTTAAGGGAAATAGTTGCCCTGGCCATTTGATGGATGTTGCAAAAGGTATATTGGGTAAATGTGAGGGCTTGCCCCTTGCAATTCTTGCAATCACTGGGCTTTTGGCTTTGAAAGGTGTAAACAGAACAGAGGAATGGGAGATGGTACGACGTAGTCTTGGGGGTGAATTAGAAGGCACTGGTAAGTTAGATAGAGTTAAAAAGATACTCTCTCTTAGTTATAATGATTTGCCTTGGCATCTAAAGACATGTCTGTTGTACACAAGTATCTACCCAGAGGATTATGCAATAGAATGCTATGACCTAATTAATTTGTGGATTGCTGAAAGGTTTGTAGAATGGAGAGAAGGAATGAGTATTGAAGATGTAGCTTGGGGTTGTCTTAGTGAACTCGTTAATAGAAGGCTAATTCAAGTGACTGACGTGTTTTATGAAGGATTACCCAACACTTGTCGAATCCATGACCTGTTGAGAGAAGTTATTCTTCTCAAGTCAAGAGAACAAAACATGGTCACAGTTATTACTGAACAACTAACGAGGTGGCCGTCCGAGAAGGTACGCCGTCTGGTAGTCCATGGTAGTAGCAGTAACAACACCCAGCATCACCAACAAAGACCAAATTATTGCTTTGACCACCTTCGATCGTTCGTTACTGTTGGATCCACGAACCTACTACTACACAAAATGTTGTTATCTGAAGTTTCGAGGAGTAGTAAGCTGTTAAAGGTTTTGGATTTGACTGGCCAAGAGGCACAGAAGAAAATACCAAATGAGATTTTCAAGATGTTTCGTCTCAAGCATTTGGACCTATATGGTACAGGAGTGGAAAGAGTCCCAAAAGCCATTGGAAAGCTTCAACATTTGGAGTATCTGAATTTGGGAGAGACTGGAGTTAGGGAATTACCCACGGAAATTCTAAAGCTGCAAAAACTTCGGGTTCTCAGAGTATATCAACAAGTTGATTCTTCCGATGCTGATTATGGATATCATGGATTTAAAGCTCCCTCGAATATGGTAAGGCTTCTTGCCCTAGAAATATTAGACTGCATAGATGCAAGTAGTGGATCCACAATAGTTAAGGAGATAGGAAAGCTGACCCAATTAAGAGAGCTATATATTACAAAGTTGAGAAGAGAAGATGGAAAGGAGCTCTGCTCCTCCCTTGCTAACCTCACCAGTCTTCGGGAATTAAGCGTTACTTCAATTGGAAAAGGTGATGATCATGAGATAATTGATCTAAATCATCATcatccttctctttcttcttcttcttcttcgtttCTTCAATCTCTTCGTATGCTGATTTTGCGTGGCCGCTTAGAAAAGATGCCAAAATGGATAGTTCATCTTCATGGCTTGGTAAGAATAGATTTGGATTGGAGCGGGTTAAGGAGTGAGGAGGATCCGTTTGAATCCCTCCAACATTTGCCCAATTTGGTTAGTATTAATTTCTGTGGATCTTACCAGGGAGAAGGGTTGTGTTTCAAGGCTGGAGGGTTCCTAAAGCTGGAGTGGATGTACTTAAAGAGACTGGAAGGGTTgagatggatgagagtggaggagGGTGCATTGCCTCGTTTCCATGAACTCATTCTGGAACAACTTCCATTGCTAGATGAGTTACCTTTGGGTATTCAGCACTTGAGCCATCTTCAAGGGCTGTATTTGTATGAGATGAGTTCCAAAATGATAGAAAAGGTAGAGAATCAGAAGGAAGAAAGTGAAGATTACAGAAAAATCGCACACATTCCTGAAATTGTCATTGGTTGCTATACAGATGATGGGGAATGGAGACAACACAGCCTGTGGGCTGAGAAGAAGTAG
- the LOC113779518 gene encoding disease resistance protein RPM1-like: protein MAETVLSFVLDQLSTFLREGRLLGGLRQEVQFIRDELGHMRAFLREAEAKEEEAQPRLQEWIKQVREAAYDTEDILDEFVARFARHCATGFYGSVRRIFCSIKNLRARHRVASEIQSIKSRIKSISEGHLRYQSEYGISAQASNSLSAVNNTTWRYSRDDALLVEEDKLVVIGQPKKHLISQLLEGDDHQLKVVSVVGMGGIGKTTLVKRVHEDPEVRRNFPVRAWVTVSQTCDFQYLLQDLIRQLHEEGKKPVPQSIESMTATGLKKFVKDFLQQAGRYAIVFDDVWDVEFWNTIKFALPESSHGNRVMLTTRKADVASATCIESRGIVYRMEPLSIEDSWTLFCNKIFNGDNCPGHLMDVAKGVLDKCEGLPLAILAISGLLASKDVNRTEEWEMVQRSLGGELEGTGKLDRVKKILSLSYSDLPWHLKTCLLYTSIYPEDYEIECYRLVNLWIAERFVEWRERMSIEDVALGYLSELVNRSLIQVTGVFYEGTPGTCRIHDLLREVILLKSREQNLVTATTGQRMMWPSEKVRRLVLHTSSSNNTQHHQQRHNDCFDHLRSFITVGSMDPLISKTLLPEISRSSKLLKVLDLAGQENLEEIPNEIFKMFHLKHLNLYGTRVERVPKAIGKLQHLEYLNLGNTGVRELPMEILKLQKLRFLRVYQPVDPSDCDYGGHGFKAPSNMGGLLALEILNRIDASSGSIIVEEIGKLTQLKELYITEFRREDGKVLCSTLANLASLHRLSIESIGNGDDNEIIDLDHHHPSLSSSSSSCSFLQSLRMLILHGRLEKMPQCVARLHGLVRIDLNWSREKGCASRLEVPKAKAVALKENGRVEMDESGGRCIASPPKTIPATTSITRGIAYGYSAFDRASTAEFEYWQVVKSEVVEPKVGVILSEVQKIELEALKLKDLKTKNYVFQAIDHFGDNS, encoded by the exons ATGGCAGAAACAGTACTCTCTTTTGTGCTGGATCAACTCTCAACTTTTCTGCGCGAGGGACGACTATTGGGAGGGCTTCGGCAAGAGGTCCAATTCATCAGGGATGAGTTGGGGCACATGAGAGCTTTCCTGAGAGAGGcagaagcaaaagaagaagaagctcAACCCAGGCTCCAAGAATGGATCAAGCAAGTGCGAGAAGCTGCATACGACACTGAAGACATTCTTGATGAATTTGTAGCTCGCTTTGCTCGGCATTGCGCAACAGGATTCTATGGCTCTGTTCGGAGAATTTTCTGCTCCATCAAGAATTTGAGAGCTCGTCATCGAGTTGCTAGCGAAATACAAAGCATCAAGTCCAGAATCAAAAGTATTTCAGAAGGTCATCTAAGATACCAATCCGAATATGGTATCTCTGCCCAAGCGTCCAACTCACTTTCTGCTGTGAACAACACAACATGGCGCTATAGCAGAGATGATGCACTTCTTGTGGAAGAAGATAAATTAGTTGTCATTGGCCAGCCCAAGAAACATCTAATTTCTCAGCTCCTCGAAGGGGATGATCACCAACTAAAAGTTGTTTCAGTGGTTGGTATGGGAGGAATTGGCAAAACTACCCTCGTGAAAAGAGTCCATGAGGATCCTGAAGTCAGAAGGAATTTCCCAGTTCGTGCTTGGGTAACTGTCTCTCAAACATGTGACTTTCAGTACCTCCTGCAAGACTTGATTCGGCAGTTACACGAGGAAGGGAAGAAACCAGTCCCACAATCGATAGAGTCTATGACCGCCACTGGGCTGAAAAAatttgtcaaagattttcttcaacaagctGGAAGGTATGCAATTGTTTTTGATGATGTATGGGACGTGGAATTTTGGAATACCATCAAATTTGCACTGCCTGAGAGTAGCCACGGCAACCGTGTCATGCTAACAACTCGAAAAGCTGATGTAGCCTCTGCCACTTGCATTGAATCTCGGGGTATTGTCTACAGAATGGAGCCCCTATCTATTGAGGATTCGTGGACCCTGTTTTGCAACAAGATCTTTAATGGAGATAATTGCCCTGGCCATTTGATGGATGTTGCCAAAGGTGTATTGGATAAATGTGAGGGCTTGCCCCTTGCGATTCTTGCAATCAGTGGGCTTTTGGCTTCGAAAGATGTAAACAGAACAGAGGAATGGGAGATGGTTCAACGCAGTCTTGGGGGTGAATTAGAAGGCACTGGTAAGCTGGACAGAGTTAAAAAGATACTCTCTCTTAGTTATAGTGATTTGCCTTGGCATCTAAAGACATGTCTGTTGTACACAAGTATCTACCCAGAGGATTATGAAATAGAATGCTATAGACTAGTCAATTTGTGGATTGCTGAAAGGTTTGTAGAATGGAGAGAAAGAATGAGTATTGAAGATGTAGCCTTGGGTTATCTCAGTGAACTCGTCAATAGAAGCCTAATTCAAGTGACTGGTGTGTTTTATGAAGGAACACCCGGCACTTGTCGAATCCATGACCTATTGAGAGAAGTCATTCTTCTCAAGTCAAGGGAACAAAACCTGGTCACAGCAACTACTGGACAACGAATGATGTGGCCGTCCGAGAAGGTACGCCGTCTAGTACTCCATACTAGTAGCAGTAACAACACCCAGCACCACCAACAAAGACACAATGATTGCTTTGACCACCTTCGGTCGTTCATTACAGTTGGATCCATGGACCCGCTAATATCCAAAACATTGTTACCtgaaatttcaaggagtagtaAGCTGTTAAAGGTTTTGGATTTGGCAGGTCAAGAGAACCTGGAGGAAATACCAAATGAGATTTTCAAGATGTTTCATCTCAAGCATCTGAACCTATATGGTACAAGAGTGGAAAGAGTCCCAAAAGCCATTGGGAAACTTCAACATTTGGAGTATCTGAATTTGGGAAACACTGGAGTTAGGGAATTACCCATGGAAATCCTAAAGTTGCAAAAACTTCGATTTCTCAGAGTATATCAACCAGTTGATCCTTCAGATTGTGACTATGGAGGTCACGGATTTAAAGCTCCATCGAATATGGGAGGGCTTCTTGCCCTAGAAATATTAAACCGCATAGATGCAAGCAGTGGATCTATAATAGTTGAAGAGATAGGAAAGTTGACCCAATTAAAAGAGTTATATATTACAGAGTTCAGAAGAGAAGATGGAAAAGTGCTCTGTTCCACCCTTGCCAACCTTGCCAGTCTTCATAGACTAAGCATTGAATCAATTGGaaatggtgatgataatgagaTAATTGATCTAGATCATCATcatccttctctttcttcttcttcttcttcttgttcgtTTCTTCAATCTCTTCGTATGCTGATTTTGCATGGCCGCTTAGAAAAGATGCCACAATGTGTAGCTCGTCTTCACGGTTTGGTAAGAATAGATTTGAATTGGAGCAG GGAGAAGGGTTGTGCTTCAAGGCTGGAGGTTCCTAAAGCTAAAGCGGTTGCACTTAAAGAGAATGGAAGGGTTgagatggatgagagtggaggaaGGTGCATTGCCTCACCTCCAAAAACTATTCCTGCAACAACTTCCATTACTAGAGGAATTGCCTATGGGTATTCAGCATTTGATCGAGCTTCAACGGCTGAATTT GAGTACTGGCAAGTTGTCAAATCTGAAGTAGTAGAGCCAAAAGTTGGAGTAATATTGTCAGAGGTGCAGAAAATAGAGTTGGAAGCATTGAAACTGAAAGATCTTAAAACCAAGAATTATGTTTTTCAAGCTATTGATCACTTTGGAGACAATTCTTAG